One window of Bifidobacterium pseudocatenulatum DSM 20438 = JCM 1200 = LMG 10505 genomic DNA carries:
- the hemW gene encoding radical SAM family heme chaperone HemW has translation MFEAYIHVPFCIRRCGYCDFNTYTAVDMGAGASRGNYANMVIREMSIVHDWQIAHGVNEPEAATVFFGGGTPTILKASDLVAMLNAVRDTWGIADNAEITTEANPDTVNADYVKELADGGFNRISFGMQSAVPSVLKTLDRTHTPANVAAGIAAANAAGMRSSVDLIYGAPGESLDDWRVSVRTAIDLGVDHISAYALTVAPNTKMGRQIAVGTLPTPDDDDEATKYEIADDLLSAAGLEWYEISNWARPGYESQHNLGYWRNVDWAGLGPGAHSHYGNVMDVEQSTSAETSETVKSSGLRSWDIAHPRMWGQAINDDNVPWSGSERISNEENLEEIIMLGLRIREGLDLSRLGNMVDMARIQPMEDEGLIVIRDGRVIPTRTGRLLNDTVIERFFDACSL, from the coding sequence ATGTTCGAAGCCTACATTCATGTGCCGTTCTGCATACGGCGCTGTGGGTACTGTGATTTCAACACGTATACCGCTGTCGACATGGGAGCGGGCGCTTCGCGTGGCAATTACGCCAATATGGTGATTCGCGAGATGTCAATCGTCCATGATTGGCAGATCGCGCATGGCGTTAACGAACCGGAAGCGGCCACCGTCTTTTTCGGCGGTGGCACTCCCACGATTCTGAAAGCCTCGGATCTGGTCGCCATGTTGAATGCCGTGCGTGACACGTGGGGCATTGCCGACAATGCGGAAATCACCACCGAAGCGAATCCGGACACGGTGAACGCCGATTACGTGAAGGAACTCGCGGACGGCGGATTCAACCGCATCTCTTTCGGCATGCAGTCGGCTGTGCCAAGCGTGCTGAAAACATTGGATCGTACGCATACCCCGGCCAATGTGGCGGCGGGAATCGCAGCGGCAAATGCTGCCGGCATGCGTTCCAGCGTGGATTTGATTTACGGTGCGCCGGGGGAGAGTCTCGACGATTGGCGTGTTTCCGTACGGACGGCGATCGACTTGGGTGTTGACCATATTTCGGCATATGCGTTGACCGTCGCACCGAACACGAAAATGGGACGTCAGATTGCTGTTGGAACCTTGCCTACGCCTGATGATGACGATGAGGCGACCAAGTATGAGATTGCCGACGATCTACTGAGCGCAGCCGGTCTTGAATGGTATGAGATCAGCAATTGGGCACGTCCTGGTTATGAATCGCAACATAATCTTGGCTATTGGCGCAATGTTGATTGGGCGGGGCTCGGTCCCGGCGCACACAGCCATTACGGCAATGTGATGGATGTTGAACAGTCCACGTCGGCTGAAACATCTGAAACGGTCAAATCGTCGGGCTTGCGCAGCTGGGATATTGCGCATCCTCGCATGTGGGGGCAGGCTATCAACGATGATAATGTGCCATGGTCGGGAAGCGAACGAATCTCCAACGAGGAGAACCTCGAAGAAATCATCATGCTTGGTCTGCGCATACGTGAGGGTCTGGATTTGAGTCGCCTTGGAAACATGGTTGATATGGCTCGCATCCAGCCCATGGAAGACGAAGGCCTTATCGTTATCCGTGACGGACGTGTGATTCCAACCCGAACCGGACGCTTGCTCAACGACACCGTCATCGAGCGTTTCTTCGACGCCTGCTCGTTGTAA
- a CDS encoding SDR family oxidoreductase — protein sequence MNQQSEHRTLTGKTAIITGASRGIGAAIALRLAQLGANVTIDYLSNDERAQHTKQHIENEADAQGRVITCKADVTDETQVNELAQTTANTFGGIDILINNALSHYSFDPRNRNTFSNTSWNDYATQLEGCLKGTYNTCTTALPYMRRQSWGRIVNISSNLVDSPIVPYHDYIAAKGALIGFTRSLAQEAGAWGVTVNAIAAGLTVGTDSSRATTEDVRERIIAQTPLGRLATADDIAGGVAMLVGEDARFVTGQTLHVDGGLTMR from the coding sequence GTGAACCAGCAATCCGAACACCGGACACTCACCGGCAAAACCGCCATCATCACCGGCGCAAGCCGAGGCATCGGCGCCGCAATCGCACTCAGACTCGCACAACTCGGCGCCAACGTGACCATCGACTACCTAAGCAACGACGAACGCGCCCAACACACCAAGCAACACATCGAAAACGAAGCGGACGCACAAGGACGCGTCATCACATGCAAAGCCGACGTGACCGACGAAACCCAAGTCAACGAACTCGCACAAACCACAGCCAACACCTTCGGAGGCATCGACATCCTCATCAACAACGCGCTCAGCCACTACTCGTTCGACCCACGCAACCGCAACACCTTCAGCAACACCAGCTGGAACGACTACGCGACCCAACTCGAAGGATGTCTCAAAGGCACCTACAACACCTGCACGACCGCGCTGCCCTACATGCGACGCCAATCATGGGGACGCATCGTCAACATCTCCAGCAACCTCGTAGACAGCCCGATCGTCCCCTACCACGACTACATCGCAGCCAAAGGAGCACTCATCGGATTCACGCGCTCGCTGGCGCAGGAGGCCGGAGCGTGGGGCGTCACGGTGAACGCCATCGCGGCCGGTTTGACCGTGGGCACGGATTCGAGCCGCGCCACCACCGAAGACGTCCGCGAGCGCATCATCGCGCAGACGCCTTTGGGCAGGCTTGCCACGGCTGATGATATTGCGGGCGGTGTGGCGATGCTGGTTGGCGAGGACGCTCGTTTCGTCACCGGTCAGACGTTGCATGTCGATGGCGGACTCACGATGCGCTGA
- a CDS encoding acyl-CoA reductase, with protein sequence MSVIDIFHAPRGFVFEDFETRGVLTDRGEVTLRYPVLTPETVQDLCETTRCNRSQTLAAYSVEHIVDIIGEAVELWTNPDYEGRQIAESLIPSITGYDATMTRIELKRYMRMFRRRELLRFLDDELPSPRMLDEYRPNKSGGYTRLYGPDLTFHVFSSNVPGIPVWSMTMSLLTKSAIIGKSSFDEPLMPVLFARSLTQINPDLADVLAIVPWRGGTVELEDVAIGEANAVIAYGSSHTTEAIRPRVSAGKPFLSYGARIGFSLIGREALRADTHVQTVHRMAVDVATYDQQSCLAPQTIFVERGGAISPAQTAELLASELDSQQRKYPRSTPSDTESLAIRRARSQTEMQALFMTSMTPDSAAQADPQAPFVIESPQGTDWTVLYYPNTSSLPSLGTPLNRTINIVAVDQLKHALPTLKPYREWLQTCAIATSSSRLFALAQQVGEYGIDRICPVGEMNRAKSGWHHDGGFNILDLVRAVDIERNTDRYADTFDIDYE encoded by the coding sequence ATGAGCGTCATCGACATTTTCCATGCGCCGCGCGGCTTCGTATTTGAGGATTTCGAAACACGCGGCGTTCTCACCGACCGCGGTGAGGTCACGTTGCGTTATCCGGTACTCACGCCTGAGACTGTCCAAGATTTGTGCGAGACAACGCGTTGCAATCGATCGCAGACATTGGCAGCATATTCCGTCGAACACATCGTCGACATCATCGGCGAGGCGGTGGAATTGTGGACGAATCCCGATTATGAGGGTCGCCAGATAGCGGAGTCTCTGATTCCCTCCATCACCGGCTATGACGCGACGATGACGCGTATCGAACTGAAACGTTACATGCGCATGTTCCGCAGACGCGAACTATTGCGTTTTCTTGATGACGAACTGCCAAGCCCGCGCATGCTGGACGAATACCGACCGAACAAGTCCGGCGGATACACGCGCCTGTACGGGCCGGACTTGACATTCCACGTGTTTTCCAGCAATGTTCCCGGCATTCCCGTATGGAGCATGACCATGAGTCTGCTGACGAAAAGCGCGATCATCGGCAAATCATCGTTCGACGAACCGCTGATGCCCGTACTGTTCGCTCGTTCTCTGACACAGATCAACCCGGATCTCGCCGACGTATTGGCCATAGTGCCGTGGCGCGGCGGCACGGTAGAGCTTGAAGACGTGGCGATCGGCGAAGCGAACGCCGTGATCGCCTACGGTTCGTCGCACACCACCGAGGCGATCCGTCCACGCGTGAGCGCGGGCAAACCGTTCCTCAGCTATGGCGCACGCATCGGCTTCTCACTCATCGGACGTGAAGCGCTACGCGCGGACACTCACGTGCAAACCGTGCACCGTATGGCCGTGGACGTGGCCACCTACGACCAGCAAAGCTGCCTGGCGCCGCAAACCATCTTCGTGGAACGCGGCGGAGCCATCTCCCCCGCTCAGACGGCGGAACTGCTCGCCAGCGAGCTCGACTCGCAACAACGCAAATATCCACGATCAACCCCTTCCGACACGGAATCCCTCGCCATCCGCAGGGCACGCTCTCAAACCGAGATGCAAGCGCTGTTCATGACGTCCATGACTCCAGACAGCGCCGCACAGGCCGACCCACAGGCACCGTTCGTCATCGAATCGCCGCAAGGCACCGACTGGACCGTGCTCTACTACCCCAATACCAGCAGTCTCCCCTCGTTGGGGACACCGCTCAACCGCACCATTAACATCGTCGCCGTGGACCAACTCAAACACGCGCTGCCCACACTGAAACCCTACCGCGAGTGGCTGCAAACCTGCGCGATCGCCACAAGCTCATCCAGACTGTTCGCACTCGCGCAACAAGTGGGCGAATACGGCATCGACCGCATCTGCCCCGTCGGAGAAATGAACCGCGCGAAATCCGGATGGCACCACGACGGCGGATTCAACATCCTCGACCTCGTCAGAGCCGTCGACATCGAACGCAACACCGACCGTTACGCCGACACCTTCGACATCGACTACGAATAA
- a CDS encoding LuxE/PaaK family acyltransferase, whose amino-acid sequence MSLGADAQEVKANVLEFIEKYGCEVAPDEAFDALAHKIFAFQFAHNMQYRAYCMSRRVTPQMLSDWMDIPPMPVDGFKMLTLTSVPEDDCEAVFMTSGTTHPGQRGRNYHPDLEVWDASMIGPFRHFIMPDRERMRIAVLSPAWEMNHNGSLARYLTRAVEQCGSEGSGFFFHEDGLDFAGVEKFLDQSVADGEPVMLMGASSAYLYLLDYLAERGKTYALAKDSRVFDTGGFKSTKTDMTVDDLYAKFLEVFGVARTHCVNMYGMTELSSQIYDQNLLSYYTDGSSNYLKATPSWVRSVFLDPATLTPVADGEQGVIAHYDLANWNSCLAILTEDLGVRTDSGYELNGRAKGAEARGCSIAVDEVMAANA is encoded by the coding sequence ATGTCGTTGGGTGCCGACGCGCAGGAAGTCAAGGCAAACGTGCTTGAGTTCATCGAAAAGTATGGTTGCGAGGTCGCTCCGGATGAGGCGTTCGACGCGCTCGCACATAAGATTTTCGCTTTCCAGTTTGCCCATAACATGCAGTATCGCGCGTATTGCATGTCTCGTAGGGTGACTCCGCAGATGTTGTCGGATTGGATGGATATTCCGCCGATGCCGGTGGATGGGTTCAAGATGCTGACGCTCACTTCGGTGCCTGAAGATGATTGCGAGGCAGTGTTCATGACCAGCGGCACTACGCATCCGGGTCAGCGTGGACGCAACTATCATCCTGATCTTGAGGTGTGGGATGCGTCGATGATCGGCCCGTTCCGTCATTTCATCATGCCTGACCGTGAGCGCATGCGTATCGCGGTGCTCTCCCCTGCCTGGGAGATGAATCATAATGGTTCGTTGGCCCGTTATCTGACGCGTGCGGTGGAGCAGTGCGGCAGCGAGGGCAGCGGCTTCTTCTTCCATGAGGATGGTTTGGACTTCGCTGGTGTGGAAAAGTTCCTTGATCAGTCGGTGGCAGACGGCGAGCCGGTGATGCTGATGGGCGCTTCGTCCGCGTATCTGTATCTGCTTGACTATCTTGCCGAGCGGGGCAAAACCTATGCGTTGGCGAAGGATTCGCGTGTTTTCGATACCGGTGGTTTCAAGAGTACGAAAACCGATATGACCGTCGATGATTTGTATGCGAAGTTCCTTGAGGTGTTTGGCGTCGCACGCACGCATTGCGTGAACATGTACGGTATGACGGAGTTGAGTTCGCAGATTTACGATCAGAATCTGCTGTCGTACTATACGGATGGTTCGTCGAATTATCTGAAGGCGACGCCGTCGTGGGTTCGTTCCGTGTTCCTCGATCCGGCGACGCTCACGCCTGTCGCCGATGGCGAGCAGGGGGTGATCGCGCATTACGATTTGGCGAATTGGAATTCCTGTCTGGCGATTCTGACCGAAGATCTTGGCGTGCGCACCGATTCCGGTTACGAGCTCAACGGTCGTGCGAAGGGTGCGGAGGCACGCGGCTGCTCCATCGCCGTCGACGAGGTGATGGCGGCAAACGCATGA
- a CDS encoding solute carrier family 23 protein, with translation MLRTVRVRVFSVLTAGVWPCVSWKEKGFGVSDASQVPEQLGSGSKKLTPKNVLLGLQHVLVSNVWLDPVFVAGAIGLPLALSSNMVNAIFIVSGLVTLIQATRLVRLPIVQGPSAAFDALMIAAGTAGSLAAAGTSIFVSSLIFLVLCLTRVIEKMRFLFAPMVSGVIIFLVGVSLSSFTLSEFLGGAPGDDGFADPKTLAVSIVTCVLVVALSQFGKGMVRALSYLIALVAGTALSMVFGMADFSGVASKPWFGLPQIMPYGGFDFDAAVFVPFFIAYMVAIMEALGVYQAASEIQGVKLEDRQVRYGLAGEAAGSAISSMIGGFTTTAYPQNVALLKVTDEGKTRTRVPVIIAGVVFVVLGFIPKAGAVLSLIPSPVIGGIFLPAAASLISTGFNTLRKVESNDRSQAVIGLSLLLGIALPSALSGLEGGAHVFFSNSILVGAFCVVILKALLIDLPNLINRRKGNSEAEVPSQI, from the coding sequence ATGTTACGAACGGTGCGCGTGCGCGTCTTCTCTGTGCTGACGGCTGGTGTTTGGCCGTGTGTTTCGTGGAAAGAGAAGGGATTTGGCGTGTCTGATGCGTCGCAGGTGCCTGAGCAGCTTGGTTCGGGTTCGAAGAAGTTGACTCCGAAGAATGTGCTGCTGGGTTTGCAGCATGTGTTGGTGTCCAATGTGTGGCTTGATCCGGTGTTTGTGGCTGGTGCCATTGGCTTGCCGTTGGCGTTGTCGTCAAATATGGTGAATGCCATTTTCATTGTGTCTGGTTTGGTCACATTGATTCAGGCCACGAGGTTGGTGCGTTTGCCGATTGTGCAGGGTCCGTCCGCCGCGTTCGATGCGTTGATGATCGCTGCGGGCACTGCTGGTTCGTTGGCTGCCGCTGGTACGTCGATTTTTGTCAGTTCGCTGATTTTCTTGGTGCTGTGTCTGACCCGTGTGATTGAGAAGATGCGTTTTCTGTTCGCGCCGATGGTGTCGGGCGTGATTATTTTTCTGGTTGGCGTTTCGCTGTCGAGTTTCACGTTGAGCGAGTTTCTTGGTGGCGCTCCCGGCGATGATGGTTTTGCCGATCCGAAGACGTTGGCCGTGTCTATCGTGACTTGCGTGCTGGTGGTGGCGCTTTCCCAGTTCGGCAAGGGTATGGTCAGGGCGCTTTCCTATCTGATTGCTCTGGTTGCCGGCACTGCGCTTTCGATGGTATTTGGCATGGCTGATTTTTCCGGTGTCGCGTCGAAGCCTTGGTTTGGTCTTCCTCAGATTATGCCGTATGGCGGTTTTGACTTTGATGCGGCGGTGTTTGTGCCGTTCTTCATCGCATATATGGTTGCGATTATGGAGGCGCTTGGCGTGTATCAGGCGGCCAGTGAGATCCAGGGCGTCAAGCTTGAGGATCGTCAGGTTCGTTATGGTTTGGCCGGCGAGGCTGCCGGTTCCGCGATTTCTTCGATGATCGGCGGTTTCACCACTACCGCGTATCCGCAGAATGTCGCGTTGCTTAAGGTCACGGATGAGGGCAAGACCCGTACCCGTGTGCCGGTGATCATCGCCGGCGTGGTATTTGTGGTTCTTGGTTTCATTCCGAAGGCCGGAGCGGTATTGTCGTTGATTCCTTCCCCTGTGATCGGCGGCATTTTCCTGCCGGCCGCGGCAAGCCTGATCAGCACGGGCTTCAATACGCTGCGCAAGGTGGAGTCGAACGACCGTTCCCAGGCGGTCATTGGATTGTCCCTGCTGTTGGGCATCGCGCTGCCGAGCGCGTTGAGCGGCTTGGAGGGCGGCGCTCACGTGTTCTTCTCCAATTCGATTCTGGTTGGGGCGTTCTGTGTGGTGATTCTCAAGGCACTGCTGATCGACCTGCCGAATCTGATCAATCGTCGTAAAGGAAACAGCGAAGCTGAAGTTCCGTCGCAGATCTGA
- the gltB gene encoding glutamate synthase large subunit — translation MTFHAPLDLTIHDSQGMYDPGAEHDACGVGMVTTLNKRPERKIVDDAIEVLVNLNHRGAVGAEENTGDGAGILMSMPDEFMRATAGVELPEEGHYAAGIAFLDRDIATSGQQEQAIAKIVREEGLEVLAWRVVPTNPDGLGLQALASMPAFKTLVVADPEGQLAGIELDRKTFRIRKRVEHEVGIYFASLSARTITYKGMLTTMQLKPFFLDLSDERMKAKIAIVHSRFSTNTFPSWPLAQPFRQLAHNGEINTIQGNRNWLSAREGRLSSELLGEFKPLLPIATPGYSDSGTFDECLELLHLSGRSMPHAISMMLPPAWEKNDQLDPDVRAFYEYNNTLIEPWDGPAHIIFTDGTQVGALLDRNGFRPGRWQLTDDGYIVLASETGVLPENAEEHIVSKGRLEPGKMFLVDTKEGRIIPDEEIKKSLASQHPYRQWVEGNTVEMSQLPKREHVNHSGQSVQRRQRAFGYTEEDLKLLLAPMANTGKEPLGSMGNDAPMAALSSRSRMLFDYFTQKFAQVTNPPLDWEREKIVTCLESAIGPEPNLLADSELHAKKILIPLPVLNSDEMAQLKRLDRAKILGGYYKPFVVKGLYQVAGGGKALKERLDEIFQEVDEAIENGSNFLVLSDRDSNYTWGPIPSLLLTSAVQHHLLRRHTRTQISMVVEAGDVREIHHVALLIAYGAAAVNPYLAFESVEDLSRKGYLNVDAETAVKNLTNALSTGVLKIMAKMGVSTIMSYRGAQLFEAIGLNKDVIDEYFTGTTSRVGGVGLDELAEEVAIRHRVAYPSQWTARPHRNLRTGGEYKWRRTGEDHLNDPEAIFLLQQSTQRGDYDMFKKYSAHINDTSNRLMTLRGLMKFKSGRKPIDISEVEPASEIVKRFSTGAMSYGSISQEAHETLAIAMNTIGARSNSGEGGESEDRINDPLRYSKIKQIASARFGVTSDYLVHATDLQIKLAQGAKPGEGGHLPGAKVPPWIAKVRHATPGVELISPPPHHDIYSIEDLKQLINDAKMANPKARVHVKLVSEFGVGTIAAGVAKCHADVVLISGYDGGTGAAPLNAIKHAGTPWEIGLSETQQTLVLNGLRSRITVQCDGELKTGRDVVIAALLGAEEFGFATAALIVEGCVMMRACQKNTCPQGIATQDPELRARFKGKPEHVINFFMFIAEEVRELLAQLGFRTLEEAVGHVECLDQNEAIKRWKSDGIDLSNVLMQPGPVPGTILHQTIEQNHELDKALDNKLIELAQPALEKKEPVRIEMPIRNVYRTLGTMVGYEITKRYGEEGLPDDTIDMTFHGAGGQSIGAFIPRGETIRVYGEVNDYAGKGLSGGRMVVRPEAGITFDPHENVIAGNVTGFGATSGQMFVAGRAGERFGVRNGGATFVVEGVGDHGCEYMTGGTVVILGPTGRNLGAGFSGGHVYVLDLDMKQVNPAAAANGALLFEPLDSESNEIVHGLVKQHAEETGSAFAAGLLADWENASKRFTHIVPKHFLAMQKAMKNAEENNIDFNTPGVWEQVYEQVMEGAR, via the coding sequence GTGACTTTCCACGCCCCGTTAGATCTCACGATCCATGATTCCCAAGGTATGTACGATCCCGGCGCCGAGCACGACGCCTGCGGCGTGGGTATGGTCACCACCCTCAACAAGCGCCCCGAACGCAAAATCGTCGACGACGCCATCGAAGTGCTCGTCAACCTCAACCACCGCGGAGCCGTAGGCGCCGAAGAAAACACCGGCGACGGCGCAGGCATCCTCATGAGCATGCCCGACGAATTCATGCGCGCCACCGCAGGCGTCGAACTGCCCGAAGAAGGCCACTACGCCGCCGGCATCGCATTCCTCGACCGCGACATCGCCACCTCCGGACAACAAGAACAAGCCATCGCCAAAATCGTGCGCGAAGAAGGCCTCGAAGTACTCGCATGGCGCGTCGTACCCACCAACCCGGACGGACTCGGACTGCAGGCGCTCGCCAGCATGCCCGCGTTCAAGACGCTGGTCGTGGCCGACCCCGAAGGCCAGCTCGCAGGCATCGAACTGGACCGCAAGACCTTCCGCATCCGCAAGCGCGTCGAACACGAGGTGGGCATCTACTTCGCGTCCCTGTCCGCACGCACCATCACCTACAAGGGCATGCTCACCACCATGCAGCTCAAGCCCTTCTTCCTGGATCTTTCCGACGAGCGCATGAAGGCGAAGATCGCCATCGTGCACTCCCGCTTCTCCACCAACACGTTCCCGAGCTGGCCGCTGGCCCAGCCGTTCCGCCAGCTGGCCCATAACGGCGAGATCAACACCATCCAGGGCAACCGCAACTGGCTGTCCGCACGTGAAGGCCGCCTAAGCTCCGAACTGCTCGGCGAATTCAAGCCGCTGCTGCCGATCGCTACCCCGGGCTACTCCGATTCCGGCACGTTCGACGAATGCCTCGAACTGCTGCACCTGTCCGGACGTTCCATGCCACATGCCATCTCCATGATGCTGCCGCCGGCATGGGAGAAGAACGACCAGCTTGACCCCGATGTCAGGGCGTTCTACGAATACAACAATACGCTGATCGAACCGTGGGACGGTCCGGCGCACATCATCTTCACTGACGGCACCCAGGTCGGCGCGCTGCTCGACCGCAACGGCTTCCGCCCCGGCCGCTGGCAGCTTACCGACGACGGCTACATCGTGCTCGCATCCGAAACCGGCGTGCTCCCGGAGAACGCCGAGGAACACATCGTGTCCAAGGGCCGCCTGGAACCGGGCAAGATGTTCCTCGTCGATACCAAGGAAGGCCGCATCATCCCGGACGAGGAGATCAAGAAGTCCCTCGCGTCCCAGCATCCGTACCGTCAGTGGGTCGAAGGCAACACCGTCGAGATGAGCCAGCTGCCCAAGCGCGAGCACGTCAACCACTCCGGCCAGTCCGTGCAACGCCGCCAGCGCGCCTTCGGCTACACCGAAGAGGATCTGAAGCTGCTGCTCGCCCCGATGGCCAACACCGGCAAGGAGCCGCTCGGATCCATGGGCAATGACGCGCCTATGGCCGCGCTTTCCTCCCGCAGCCGCATGCTGTTCGACTACTTCACCCAGAAGTTCGCGCAGGTCACCAATCCGCCGCTCGACTGGGAGCGTGAAAAGATCGTGACCTGCCTTGAATCCGCCATCGGTCCCGAGCCGAACCTGCTGGCCGATTCCGAACTGCATGCCAAGAAGATCCTCATTCCGTTGCCGGTGCTCAACTCCGACGAGATGGCGCAGCTCAAGCGCCTCGACCGCGCCAAGATCCTCGGCGGCTACTATAAGCCGTTCGTCGTCAAGGGTCTTTATCAGGTCGCTGGCGGCGGCAAGGCGCTGAAGGAACGTCTCGACGAGATCTTCCAGGAAGTCGACGAAGCCATCGAAAACGGATCCAACTTCCTCGTGCTCTCCGATCGCGACTCCAACTACACGTGGGGACCGATTCCGTCGCTGCTGCTCACCTCCGCGGTGCAGCACCATCTGCTGCGCAGACACACGCGCACCCAGATCTCCATGGTCGTCGAGGCCGGCGATGTGCGTGAAATCCACCATGTCGCTCTGCTGATCGCCTATGGCGCGGCGGCCGTCAACCCGTATCTGGCGTTCGAATCTGTCGAAGACCTGTCCCGCAAGGGCTATCTCAACGTCGATGCCGAAACCGCGGTGAAGAACCTGACCAACGCGTTGTCGACCGGCGTGCTCAAGATCATGGCGAAAATGGGCGTCTCCACCATCATGAGCTACCGTGGCGCACAGCTGTTCGAAGCCATCGGCCTGAACAAGGACGTCATCGACGAATACTTCACCGGCACCACCTCCCGCGTCGGAGGCGTCGGACTCGACGAACTGGCCGAAGAGGTCGCCATCCGCCATCGCGTGGCCTACCCGTCGCAGTGGACCGCCCGCCCGCACCGCAACCTGCGCACCGGCGGCGAATACAAGTGGCGTCGTACCGGCGAAGACCACCTCAACGACCCTGAAGCCATCTTCCTGCTGCAGCAGTCCACCCAGCGCGGTGACTACGACATGTTCAAGAAGTACTCGGCGCACATCAACGACACCTCCAACCGTTTGATGACGCTGCGCGGCCTGATGAAGTTCAAGTCCGGTCGCAAGCCGATCGACATCAGCGAGGTCGAACCGGCCAGCGAGATCGTCAAGCGTTTCTCCACCGGCGCCATGAGCTATGGCTCCATCTCCCAGGAGGCGCACGAGACCCTCGCGATCGCCATGAACACCATCGGCGCACGTTCCAACTCCGGTGAAGGCGGCGAATCCGAAGACCGCATCAATGATCCGCTGCGCTACAGCAAGATCAAGCAGATCGCATCGGCACGTTTCGGCGTGACCAGCGACTACTTGGTGCACGCCACCGACCTGCAGATCAAGCTCGCCCAAGGCGCCAAGCCTGGCGAAGGCGGACATCTTCCTGGCGCCAAGGTTCCGCCGTGGATCGCCAAGGTGCGTCACGCGACTCCGGGCGTCGAGCTCATCTCCCCGCCGCCGCACCATGACATCTACTCCATCGAGGATCTGAAGCAGCTGATCAACGACGCGAAGATGGCCAATCCGAAGGCCCGCGTGCACGTCAAGCTCGTTTCCGAGTTCGGTGTGGGCACCATCGCCGCAGGCGTTGCCAAGTGCCATGCCGACGTGGTGCTGATCTCCGGTTACGACGGCGGCACTGGCGCGGCTCCGCTCAACGCCATCAAGCACGCCGGCACCCCGTGGGAGATCGGCCTGTCCGAAACCCAGCAGACGCTCGTGCTCAACGGCCTGCGTTCCCGCATCACCGTGCAATGTGACGGCGAGCTCAAGACGGGCCGCGACGTGGTGATCGCAGCCCTGCTCGGCGCCGAGGAATTCGGTTTCGCCACCGCCGCGCTGATCGTCGAAGGCTGCGTCATGATGCGCGCCTGCCAGAAGAACACCTGCCCGCAGGGCATCGCAACCCAGGATCCCGAACTGCGCGCACGCTTCAAGGGCAAGCCGGAACATGTCATCAACTTCTTCATGTTCATCGCCGAGGAAGTACGCGAGCTGCTCGCCCAGCTCGGCTTCCGCACCTTGGAAGAGGCCGTCGGCCATGTCGAATGCCTCGACCAGAACGAAGCGATCAAGCGTTGGAAGTCTGACGGCATCGACCTGAGCAACGTGCTCATGCAGCCGGGACCGGTGCCGGGAACCATCCTGCACCAGACCATCGAGCAGAACCACGAGCTCGACAAGGCGCTCGACAACAAGCTCATCGAGCTCGCGCAGCCCGCCCTTGAGAAGAAGGAGCCGGTGCGCATCGAGATGCCGATCCGTAACGTGTACCGTACGCTCGGCACCATGGTCGGCTACGAGATCACCAAGCGTTACGGCGAGGAAGGCCTGCCTGACGACACCATCGACATGACGTTCCATGGTGCGGGCGGCCAGTCCATCGGCGCGTTCATTCCGCGTGGCGAGACCATCCGCGTGTACGGCGAAGTCAACGACTACGCGGGCAAGGGACTTTCCGGCGGACGCATGGTCGTGCGTCCGGAGGCGGGCATCACCTTCGATCCGCATGAGAACGTGATCGCGGGCAACGTCACCGGCTTCGGTGCCACTTCCGGCCAGATGTTCGTGGCAGGTCGTGCAGGCGAACGCTTCGGCGTGCGCAACGGCGGCGCCACCTTCGTGGTGGAGGGCGTCGGCGACCATGGTTGCGAATACATGACCGGCGGCACCGTCGTGATCCTCGGTCCCACGGGTCGCAACCTCGGCGCAGGCTTCTCCGGTGGCCACGTGTACGTGCTCGACCTTGACATGAAGCAGGTCAACCCGGCTGCCGCCGCCAACGGCGCGTTGCTGTTCGAACCGCTCGACAGTGAGTCGAACGAAATCGTGCACGGTCTGGTCAAGCAGCATGCCGAAGAAACAGGCTCCGCATTCGCGGCCGGACTGCTCGCCGACTGGGAGAACGCATCCAAGCGATTCACACACATCGTTCCGAAGCACTTCCTCGCCATGCAGAAGGCGATGAAGAACGCCGAAGAGAACAACATCGATTTCAATACGCCCGGCGTCTGGGAACAGGTGTACGAGCAGGTTATGGAAGGAGCGCGCTGA